The Gossypium arboreum isolate Shixiya-1 chromosome 2, ASM2569848v2, whole genome shotgun sequence region AACTTTTCAGCTTTACCCCCACCGAAATCACAGGCTGAATGAGCCGCCATATCCTGCATTAAAACGATGATCATTCAAACTAAATCCTATATATATGAACAATGTCATAGTTAAAATACAAGGACCTTAATCTATGGTATAAGCAGGATATATACCTTATCAAACCGAAGGTGTACCACTACAAATTTCTGTGGCATTTGTTTGACATTTCGATCAGTGGTCCCAGTGAGATCATCGGTAATAAGTGGTTGACTTTCAGTAGGAGGATACCTTAGGCGATGGACAAGGGCATCTCCAAGTGCTCGAATGTGCGGAACAAAAACAAGTGCTTTAAagttgactttacaacgtagctTCTGGATTTCACTCGGCAAGTTGTCAAAAGACAAACGGTGAGAAAACGGAGAAATTGCAGCAATCCCATTGCTGTTAAAAAATCAGAACATGAGGGAGAACTATGATATGTCCGGAAACTGTTGAAAGCGACTAAAATATCTGTTCGAATCAAATGGTTCGAGTTGCTAACTAACCTCTGAAGTACAGGCAAGACATTCTCGAGGTACCAGTTTGCAGATGCATGAACAGGTGCTCGTTTAATTCGGGTTGGTCGAATAGCGGTGGCATAATACTCTCTTGTGCTCCAAGAGAAATCATCAGGTAGTTCTTTGACAATCGATATGTCATCCTTCATTACATTAATAAAGTGATCCACATCAAATATATCCATGAATGAGCTGCAGGGAAAATATTTTACTTAAACCGGGGAGAAGACTAGAAAATTTCCACTTAGAATAAGAACTTGAAAGGATGATTCCCTTCCATATAAAAGCACCTTGAATCTTGCCAAACCGGATTTACTTCGAGATACGGGATCACAAGTGTTGCATTCAATATTTTAGCAACGGCAACCGCATCACATATCTAGAAACAAAAAGGAAATGTTTAGTAAAACTAGAATCATCGAATGTTTCATAATTGTAAAGTACCTGAAATGAGGACCTACCCCCATTCTTTGCTGGTTAAGTCCTCCATCAAGAAAGACCTGAAGATATCCTTCAGATTTCTGGGGCAACGCTGCTCAAAGTAATCAAAGACCAAAAATCCAAGAAAATGTAAGTATCATTAACACCGCAAACTCAAGTCTCGTAACACAGAATACCAACAATAAAAAACaaaccaaaactcaaaaatctcATCGTTTGCCACTCACGTGGGGCGTTTACAGATCCACCAAGACATGGTCTCCAACCTTGGTCAGCCAAAGGAGCCCAAAGATCAGTCGGTTCTCCATTAGACTGAATACAAACACAAAAGTAAATCAAACGTCAAAATCACCAGTCAACATACAGTCATAAAAGGAAAATCACAACATATGCAGGTACGCAGGCACGCGAACATACTCACACTTTCACGTTGTAAGGCACTCGTGAGTAACCGTAAATGTCGAGGTTTCGGAACATTCCACTCCTGCAACAAACATCAAAGGGCAGCACAATCGATTAATTTCCTTTCATAGCCAAAGCAATAATTCAACAAACCAGATAAATTTAAAGTTCCATTTCCTCCCCAAAGAGAAAATTACGAACACTATCACTATATTATCAATAAACTAATGGGAGAACTCTGCATAAAGAGCTGGTaaaactattaacttttatatatacacacatacacacatatatagattaaatttgtgaattttgtggGAGAAGATGCTTAATTTAACTGAAAAAAACTTGCAAAGGCTAAAGAAAAATTTACAAGAAATGAAGAAAAGCTGAATTGGTGGccattatttttcaattttttttccagTTCAAGCAAATTAACTAATATATTACCTaccaagacaaaaaaaaaaatctagttttggcataattttcattaaagcAATATAATTTCCAGACACACTTAAACCATTGTCGGCAAAAGAAACTCAAAACAAACCCTTAACTTTACATTTTTAATGAACTGCAAACTTTTTATTTCTCATTTCCATGAAATTTTCCACGAAGAAACTGAGAACCAGGAACCCACTTTTCCATACAAAAAAAGAAATTCTAGTAAgctatacacacacacacacacacacacacacacacacacatatatatatatatgtatagagGAACGTACCAAGAATGTTGAAGGGGAAGCATGGCTGAATGAAGCAAAAAAACAAGGCAAAAGAACTGGGAAAAGCAACACAAACAACCCAACAATGGCTTCTTGTCTTCTAACAGGCTTATACTGAAACCTCATCATTTTTTCCATTAAAAgctgaaaaaaaaaaacccagatCTCCAAGATGATCACTTTCcctcagtttttttttttggatttattCTATGTTGATATAGCTTGCTTGATAGTGATAACACCACTAAAACAAGCAACACAAACAAAATCTAATCAACAACCAATAAAAAGCTCAAATCAAAGCACCCCCAACATCACATGAATTCCCTCTTCTTTTtctgttctttttttctttttctctcttaacTTTCTTTCATTTTCTGGACACCTGTATAGCTTTGATTATGGAAAACTGTGTCTTTTATAAAGGGTCCCTTTCAGAAAAAACAAACAAtagattaaaaaaaagaaaagcttaaagctttttatgcttgtgcatgaaaaaaaagaaggtaaatttattttttggaCATGACTAATGATAAATTTAGAATCTTTAAAAccatttttttcataattttttttggtttaaagggttgtgaaaaaaaattaaacagtAAGGTAAGATGATGGGCTTTTTTTGTTAAAGTTTTTAGATTAAagttttcatctttttttttatttaaacctGTGATTATAAAAATTAGACCACCGACACTGAAATTTGAAACTGTTGAAGCCTTTAAAGTTTATGTATGATTATGGATGGGAGCTGTGATATCATGAAATGAGCACCCCAATgtttcttaatatatatatatattttttagttttgTCTAAAATGGTTAAATCCGTCTATTAGTCTATGAACTATGTGTAAATTGTcgttttagtccttatactttaattTAGTCAACTTTAATACCTATGTTTTTAGAGATTAAAATTTTGGTCTGAACTAAATGGTAGCTATCAAAGTCAATAATCTAAAttctgttatttttaaaatttaatgcgATAAATATATTATTGTGTGTATAATGTCATGCGGTTTATTATTTTCTCATGTTACAAAAAAAGTTTATAGATTTTaagatttaaatttgaaatttaaaaatatatcaaCTAAAATGATCTAGTTGGAGAACATATATGGGCTGATGAGCTAAACATGTTTAGCCTTtaagttttataaaattataaggtAGTGTatgataaaattgtactttagcCCTTCAAAGAATGacagttttttttaatttaatccttttagctatAAGCtaataaaatggtaaaaatacATTTTAGCTCTTATAAAATATGTAACTTAAATTTAGCCCCTCAAAAGATTTTTGGCTTCACCCCTAAGAATGTAGACTAAATCTACAACTTTACACATAATACAAgactaatagtaaaatttaatcAAACATATTTAACTACTATTATTTGATcaggactaaaatttcaaaatctaaaatgtataaaaattataattgacCAATTTCAAAATCTAAAGTATAATGACCAAAATAGTCAGATTAATATATAGGTACTAAATTCATAATCTACACAAAATACAGGGTCTAATAATATAATTTGATCTTCTAAAATCCAAGGAAAAAGGTCATTAATTTAAGGTTCCAAATAGGGTGAAATTTAGTCCAACTTTTTCATTACAGCTTGATGTAAGgatatctgttttttttttttgggggggggggggtggGGTGGGGTTTAATGGTCATAACTCATAAATATGGagctttttttaattaatatttttatattttttaaaattatgattaataattaaaaagaaaaactttGTTGATAAAAGTGCCAGATTCATTCCCTTTCTCTATTAACTAATTCATTTAGGAATATTAGTTTTAATagcatattttaataaattattaatacgcaaaatatttttaaaaactttttaaaatgATTGTAATTGCAACTTTtactttaattataattattttaaataaaatattttaataataaatgtaattgaattataattatttttaaatattaatttaataatatgaaagaaataaaaatattctcattaattcaaataaaataaattcaaactcatactattatatatatatatatataaaagcatattttaaacattataattataaaataatattatttttatatatatattcttttatcatGCTTTCAAAATGGAACCTTTATTTATTACCTTTCTTATCCTATCAAAATCATgacatttttaattataaaatagaaTTGAGTTAAGTATACAATTAActcatattattaaaattttatattttaaacatttaaaaataaaagattataTTTTTGTAGgaacaaaattttttattttcatatgtcaaaaagtaattttaaaaaatacagtAACAAATTTaggaatttattaaaatttagatGGTTCCATATTTTAGGTTTTAAGCATAAATTTCTCTCTTTATATATAAAAGGTACCATTTATAGGATAAATTGAAGCAATTAGGGTGATAAGATATCTTTTTAATTGGGTTTCGAAGCATAAATAAAAGTTATGCTTTAGTGAAAGGAAATGAATGTTTTGTCGTTTTAGATGACAGAATCCATTAATAAAatcgaggtaaaaataatttttttttaggaAAGTTGGTGGTTTTCATTTTCAagattttgatgatttattttaattttaatattttcaataataaataaaatactcCAACTGTATTAAACTAAGGTAAAATCGaagaaatcaatttaaaattaaaatcgaaataaatattttaaataaaatggaTTAAGAAAAAATAAATCCAACACCCTACATTGCTATCCCTAATGGTACGAGTAAATATTGAATACTTTGCTTTGATTGAACACTCAAAAAAAGGTACCTTCCAAAGGCAGAGAATTAAACGCATCCCATTCCTACAGCTGGAAATTCGTTTCCATGGTGGAAATCCAATTCCACAACAACATGACTTCTTAGTAAGGTAAAGGTATTCTATTTCCTTCTTATGTCACCCAATTTATATTCCACTTCACCAAACCAAATTTGTGCTTAATTTCTTTCATATACATTTTCTTTTTGTTCATCTTTAATctcaaatttatatatttattttacataaataaaatacaattaatTTTCTTTATAAATCTATAATTTCTTAATTTATATCAT contains the following coding sequences:
- the LOC108467122 gene encoding O-fucosyltransferase 39 isoform X2, which translates into the protein MEKMMRFQYKPVRRQEAIVGLFVLLFPVLLPCFFASFSHASPSTFLEWNVPKPRHLRLLTSALQRESSNGEPTDLWAPLADQGWRPCLGGSVNAPPLPQKSEGYLQVFLDGGLNQQRMGICDAVAVAKILNATLVIPYLEVNPVWQDSSSFMDIFDVDHFINVMKDDISIVKELPDDFSWSTREYYATAIRPTRIKRAPVHASANWYLENVLPVLQSNGIAAISPFSHRLSFDNLPSEIQKLRCKVNFKALVFVPHIRALGDALVHRLRYPPTESQPLITDDLTGTTDRNVKQMPQKFVVVHLRFDKDMAAHSACDFGGGKAEKLALAKYRQRIWGGRVLNSQFTDEELRSQGRCPLTPEEIGLLLAALGFDNSTRLYLASHKVYGGEARISTLRELFPKMENKKSLASSEERVLIKGKASLLAAVDYYVGMHSDIFVSASPGNMHNALVGHRTFENMKTIRPNMPLLGQLFLNKNITWSEFRQAVVEGHQNRQGQLRLRKPKQSIYTYPAPDCMCQA
- the LOC108467122 gene encoding O-fucosyltransferase 39 isoform X3: MRFLSFALPQKSEGYLQVFLDGGLNQQRMGICDAVAVAKILNATLVIPYLEVNPVWQDSSSFMDIFDVDHFINVMKDDISIVKELPDDFSWSTREYYATAIRPTRIKRAPVHASANWYLENVLPVLQSNGIAAISPFSHRLSFDNLPSEIQKLRCKVNFKALVFVPHIRALGDALVHRLRYPPTESQPLITDDLTGTTDRNVKQMPQKFVVVHLRFDKDMAAHSACDFGGGKAEKLALAKYRQRIWGGRVLNSQFTDEELRSQGRCPLTPEEIGLLLAALGFDNSTRLYLASHKVYGGEARISTLRELFPKMENKKSLASSEERVLIKGKASLLAAVDYYVGMHSDIFVSASPGNMHNALVGHRTFENMKTIRPNMPLLGQLFLNKNITWSEFRQAVVEGHQNRQGQLRLRKPKQSIYTYPAPDCMCQA
- the LOC108467122 gene encoding O-fucosyltransferase 39 isoform X1, which encodes MEKMMRFQYKPVRRQEAIVGLFVLLFPVLLPCFFASFSHASPSTFLEWNVPKPRHLRLLTSALQRESSNGEPTDLWAPLADQGWRPCLGGSVNAPREWQTMRFLSFALPQKSEGYLQVFLDGGLNQQRMGICDAVAVAKILNATLVIPYLEVNPVWQDSSSFMDIFDVDHFINVMKDDISIVKELPDDFSWSTREYYATAIRPTRIKRAPVHASANWYLENVLPVLQSNGIAAISPFSHRLSFDNLPSEIQKLRCKVNFKALVFVPHIRALGDALVHRLRYPPTESQPLITDDLTGTTDRNVKQMPQKFVVVHLRFDKDMAAHSACDFGGGKAEKLALAKYRQRIWGGRVLNSQFTDEELRSQGRCPLTPEEIGLLLAALGFDNSTRLYLASHKVYGGEARISTLRELFPKMENKKSLASSEERVLIKGKASLLAAVDYYVGMHSDIFVSASPGNMHNALVGHRTFENMKTIRPNMPLLGQLFLNKNITWSEFRQAVVEGHQNRQGQLRLRKPKQSIYTYPAPDCMCQA